From Chryseobacterium shandongense, the proteins below share one genomic window:
- a CDS encoding ATP-binding protein, which translates to MEAEQIQRLFTHLENVITWRINNSSEDFNTGAPGFETKGREGIYLEEYISRKKLVHQEIIILLMALLPRLEPALLKRIYLEFPNSTLFDFCSVNDNGRLFFPTIQSLQYILGGDSIAERLKALDYFASDSVLIKDEIVTIPGSGQDYAPMNGQISVPQEAFNMMIFGTELLPKMSNDFPAEQLYTCRSWKDLILPENTMEELQSIESWYNSSQVLMEDWGMHRKLKPGFRVLFYGDPGTGKTLAASLLGKYTERPVFRVDVSMLVSKYIGETEKQLAKLFDKAENKNWILFFDEADAIFGKRTNVRDAHDKYANQEVSYLLQKIETFSGLIILASNFKNNMDKAFTRRFQSCIKFSNPKYEERLRIWQHNMPEQLQLEGIDMKDIANRYELTGSNIMNIIQDVSLKTIALRDPDYRVSLEMLLESIRKEYVKEDKIFP; encoded by the coding sequence ATGGAGGCAGAACAAATACAGAGATTATTTACACATTTAGAAAACGTTATTACTTGGCGCATCAACAATTCTTCAGAAGATTTTAATACCGGAGCTCCCGGATTTGAAACCAAAGGCCGTGAAGGCATTTACTTAGAAGAATATATTTCACGGAAAAAATTGGTTCACCAGGAAATTATCATTCTTTTAATGGCTTTGCTCCCAAGATTAGAACCGGCTTTGCTAAAGCGTATTTATCTGGAATTTCCCAATAGTACGCTATTTGATTTTTGTTCGGTGAATGATAACGGAAGACTCTTTTTTCCAACGATCCAGTCACTTCAGTATATTTTGGGTGGCGACAGCATTGCAGAAAGATTAAAAGCTTTGGATTATTTCGCCTCAGATTCTGTTTTGATTAAAGATGAAATTGTTACGATCCCAGGCTCAGGACAGGATTATGCACCAATGAACGGCCAGATAAGTGTTCCGCAGGAGGCATTCAATATGATGATTTTCGGAACAGAATTATTGCCTAAAATGAGCAACGATTTTCCGGCAGAGCAATTGTACACCTGCCGCTCATGGAAAGATCTTATACTTCCTGAAAATACAATGGAGGAGCTTCAGAGTATTGAATCCTGGTACAACAGCAGCCAGGTTCTTATGGAAGACTGGGGTATGCATAGAAAATTGAAACCCGGTTTCAGAGTACTTTTCTACGGTGATCCCGGAACAGGAAAAACACTTGCTGCAAGCCTTTTAGGAAAATACACCGAACGTCCTGTTTTTAGGGTAGATGTTTCCATGCTGGTGTCAAAATACATCGGGGAAACGGAAAAGCAGCTGGCAAAACTATTCGATAAAGCGGAAAATAAAAATTGGATCTTATTTTTTGATGAGGCTGATGCTATTTTCGGAAAAAGAACCAATGTAAGGGATGCTCACGATAAATATGCCAATCAGGAAGTTTCTTATTTGCTGCAAAAAATAGAAACATTTTCGGGACTTATTATCCTGGCGTCCAATTTCAAAAATAATATGGACAAAGCCTTTACGAGAAGATTTCAAAGCTGCATAAAATTCAGTAATCCAAAATACGAAGAACGCCTGCGCATTTGGCAGCACAATATGCCTGAACAATTGCAGCTCGAGGGGATTGATATGAAAGATATTGCCAATCGATATGAACTTACAGGTTCTAATATTATGAACATCATCCAGGATGTGAGCTTAAAAACAATCGCATTAAGAGATCCTGATTATAGAGTAAGCCTGGAGATGCTGCTGGAAAGCATCCGGAAAGAATATGTAAAAGAAGACAAAATTTTTCCTTAA
- a CDS encoding lysozyme → MKISQNGINLILFFEGFSSKPYLDSAGIPTIGYGNTYYPGGKKVTLKDPAISKEKGVELFSIVLPAYEKIVNSKIKVTLTQNQFDALVSHTYNTGGSDTLFSLINKKANPSAIRDWFTSRYITAGGKVLNGLIKRRKAEADLFFSE, encoded by the coding sequence ATGAAAATATCACAAAATGGAATCAATTTAATCTTATTCTTTGAAGGTTTCAGTTCAAAGCCCTATCTGGATTCGGCAGGAATTCCCACGATAGGATATGGAAATACCTATTATCCGGGCGGTAAAAAAGTAACCCTGAAAGATCCCGCAATCAGCAAAGAAAAAGGAGTCGAATTATTTTCAATTGTTTTGCCGGCTTATGAAAAAATAGTCAACAGCAAAATTAAAGTAACCCTCACGCAAAATCAGTTTGATGCACTGGTATCTCATACCTATAATACGGGAGGGTCCGATACCCTTTTTTCTTTAATCAATAAAAAAGCAAATCCCTCAGCTATCAGAGACTGGTTTACTTCAAGATATATTACCGCAGGCGGTAAAGTTCTGAACGGATTGATAAAACGCAGGAAAGCGGAAGCAGATCTGTTTTTTTCGGAATAG
- a CDS encoding pyocin knob domain-containing protein, translating into MIAPEYFNNHIAVEGEIIVKGVPNDTGHVLVWNPVTRKISRRTHSEIVSDLSVMTTNTPQDVGGRKIFYVSGNSNPEDTTLWTYGTGGAKAGIVFYSSGMDAGKINFDGHFHFKNSNDTGYKKIVSAGHYLADNGSISKLQNNTRVFHNVYQGYEDYVSFKGVLAIKFPQVNTAQTMFMVDINLYGYNQSYLGKVQVSFYKYFNTIITTGSRAVLNVSDNFPTDIVRVGIDGAGMVSICLGDNNTFWDSYIGIEVERVQTQYGVYNEEWSSGWTHALEDGLFAGYPVLNNIVVDRIATRDWLDHGFWKKEDVGIYWAMKSDRDIGILTPGNGAQRILTGGLLVSYSYDHSGLIPANGAYIHGVVKTGSHFEGVGLYSPVLNGSQVFNTSNSQIYFGNPSVSQVYFESGNDDLFHNRSGMGVARIWDQHNFNPNNYIPTSHPVYGVNSGEINEWRRFGGYWDNRNIQPAHLGTQRLQMGFTNWYNNGDQASHYADYLHFGGYQDSSGGSQNLIMFSKYGPGIRQFQGSPQGVSPYKSYVDYWHTGNFTQSEINNWNNLVANSSDFVTLHTDQTIIAKKTFAGGDGNGYLGAPLMINGNGNANTVYPTLSFHQPGLYAATVSYRGNGFYFMDINGTSFDYVRAAGYIKDGSDNNYVLLGGGGHKAVSDFMTSANLNDYLPNAGGTMTGAINFANNVGGIIGQVGDNDYWRVYGNTAGSNQGYLEMATGDDGNEPIYVRQYSGVFANLVRTATLLDEGGNTNFPGTVYSRGFIKASSDDSMILLGGGGHKAVSDFVQPSQLADYLTSNTTQTIDATKTIGFQNTLYSGWDRSSVVNPQMGPFSLLNLALQGAYPLYGDEEFRYGTNGIYVYNNYGNGTVTLTREAASDLPNRSGVQLRFNYNGNGATPGLGGFILGFNARPNAVFIQKFMAKLPVGYSFNNAENYMGDNSSVHWLTSRAGTGKWETYVRAVMCGTGTSFGNGGHVYVDGPDTAMEFYLAFAEIYEINSSVFSRIKETFYAKNETIDFNENVNPLITAGAGSWEQRIVLKRGWNDSYGDFVQLKVPGSGNNPASLIIDQSGGIRSNYGYFFSNNLLGEQIFNPKIDTLYVGNQSLPNIELQTTTNVHFNYEGAGNLYTFNIKGAYLNRDINFNQDNSGVNFYEGGKIYKKAGGGVHINRGTNGLDPRIETADGSKSWMIFHEGNHTPFKNLRSGVLLEDVSESGIYRQEGPSSGFSYTTTLNLNSSDGRQQLTIERGGGGMKFRGSYYGSGNQGWSDWKDVVHSDNISSYLNSYGLVNQSGLNSQLSGYATLNGVQTFTNTNTFAQSPVIPNGTLGTHAVNLNQLNGKSNALENATGIGFSSGNYPSADGSQYPYIYFNNGGTQAYIPLATQEYTQTNFLSTPNGTSVMIPGSDLNGYFKTGFYRGSGLANAPMNNSGWWFVAVETHDYSWIKQTATSYGSGNTPNITYQRTMMGGRWTAWVQIWTTGDFSISNIQQWNYAYQYGLKLNEEFTVNQNTGLVIADDYFGGESGIIDHQTTRLLAAKRGPYYFYGSENGNFDGLNFECKNSTFGMGMQPDSKNKLIVNGSVKAFRNFRSEEERPDTLFIPNGKTADLRDEIINDESDYAIRLDPHEYEIESEYLEVRDRNRLIHIIGQRSKMIVDFTEIFPKQHIVIYNFDEYGGTLEVRIQGNTIYHVESRCFLKLYVTRSLRVIAERQQPCDMIW; encoded by the coding sequence ATGATCGCACCGGAATATTTTAATAATCATATCGCTGTAGAAGGCGAAATAATCGTGAAAGGTGTTCCGAACGATACAGGACATGTATTGGTTTGGAACCCTGTAACGAGAAAGATAAGCAGAAGGACACACTCGGAAATAGTTTCTGATTTGAGTGTCATGACTACCAATACTCCACAGGATGTTGGCGGCAGGAAAATATTCTATGTTTCCGGAAATTCTAATCCGGAAGATACTACATTGTGGACTTATGGAACCGGAGGGGCAAAAGCAGGAATTGTTTTCTACAGCTCCGGAATGGATGCGGGAAAGATCAATTTTGACGGACATTTTCATTTTAAAAATTCAAATGATACCGGATATAAAAAAATAGTATCTGCAGGACATTATCTTGCCGATAACGGTTCTATCTCCAAACTGCAAAATAATACGAGAGTTTTTCATAATGTTTATCAGGGATATGAAGATTATGTATCGTTCAAAGGAGTTTTAGCAATAAAATTTCCACAGGTTAATACGGCCCAGACAATGTTTATGGTTGATATTAATCTTTACGGATACAATCAGAGTTACTTAGGAAAAGTTCAGGTTTCTTTTTATAAATATTTTAATACTATAATAACAACCGGCTCAAGAGCTGTACTCAATGTGAGTGATAACTTTCCTACAGATATTGTTAGAGTTGGAATTGACGGGGCAGGGATGGTATCCATTTGTTTGGGAGATAATAATACTTTTTGGGACAGCTACATTGGAATTGAAGTTGAAAGAGTTCAGACCCAATACGGAGTGTATAACGAAGAATGGAGCTCTGGATGGACTCATGCTTTAGAAGACGGTCTATTTGCAGGGTATCCCGTTTTGAACAATATTGTTGTAGACAGAATAGCTACAAGAGACTGGCTGGATCATGGCTTCTGGAAAAAAGAAGATGTTGGAATTTACTGGGCAATGAAATCTGATAGGGACATCGGAATTTTAACCCCGGGTAATGGTGCACAGCGTATTCTTACAGGAGGTTTGTTAGTATCTTATTCGTATGATCATTCAGGTTTAATTCCGGCGAACGGCGCATATATACATGGTGTTGTGAAAACCGGCAGTCACTTTGAGGGTGTCGGATTGTATTCTCCTGTTTTAAACGGATCGCAGGTTTTTAACACATCTAATTCCCAGATTTATTTTGGTAATCCATCGGTATCACAGGTTTATTTTGAATCCGGAAATGATGATTTGTTCCATAACAGGTCAGGAATGGGTGTTGCAAGGATTTGGGACCAGCATAATTTTAATCCTAATAACTACATCCCGACCTCACACCCTGTTTACGGAGTCAATTCCGGTGAAATCAATGAGTGGAGACGTTTCGGAGGATACTGGGATAACAGGAATATTCAGCCTGCCCATTTGGGAACCCAAAGATTACAAATGGGCTTTACAAACTGGTATAACAACGGGGATCAGGCGAGTCACTATGCAGATTACCTTCACTTCGGAGGGTATCAGGATTCTTCGGGTGGCAGTCAGAACTTAATTATGTTCAGTAAATATGGACCTGGGATAAGGCAATTTCAGGGAAGTCCGCAAGGTGTTTCTCCGTATAAGTCCTATGTAGATTATTGGCATACCGGTAATTTTACGCAATCAGAAATTAATAACTGGAATAATTTAGTAGCGAATTCAAGTGATTTTGTTACCCTTCATACAGACCAAACGATCATAGCCAAAAAAACTTTCGCCGGAGGTGACGGTAACGGCTACTTGGGTGCACCTTTAATGATAAACGGGAATGGCAATGCCAATACGGTTTATCCAACTTTGTCCTTTCACCAGCCTGGACTATATGCCGCAACGGTGAGTTACAGGGGGAATGGGTTTTACTTTATGGACATTAATGGGACTAGTTTTGATTATGTAAGGGCCGCAGGATATATAAAAGACGGTTCAGATAACAATTATGTTCTTCTTGGTGGCGGTGGGCACAAGGCGGTTTCCGATTTTATGACATCTGCTAATTTAAATGATTATTTGCCCAATGCCGGCGGAACAATGACCGGTGCAATTAATTTTGCTAATAATGTCGGAGGCATTATCGGTCAGGTGGGTGATAATGATTATTGGAGAGTATATGGAAATACAGCCGGCTCTAACCAGGGATATCTGGAAATGGCAACGGGTGATGATGGCAATGAACCTATTTATGTACGTCAATACAGCGGTGTTTTTGCAAACCTTGTAAGAACTGCAACCCTTCTTGATGAGGGTGGGAATACAAATTTCCCGGGTACTGTTTATTCCCGGGGATTTATAAAAGCCAGTTCTGATGATTCAATGATATTACTGGGAGGAGGTGGCCATAAAGCAGTTTCAGATTTTGTACAGCCTTCACAATTGGCAGATTACCTTACCAGCAATACCACTCAGACAATAGATGCTACAAAAACCATAGGTTTTCAGAATACTTTGTATTCGGGTTGGGACAGATCATCCGTTGTAAATCCGCAGATGGGACCTTTCTCGTTGCTTAACCTTGCATTGCAGGGTGCCTATCCCTTATATGGAGATGAAGAATTCAGATATGGGACAAATGGAATTTATGTTTACAATAATTATGGCAATGGTACTGTAACGCTTACGCGGGAAGCTGCGTCTGACCTGCCGAACAGATCCGGAGTACAGCTGAGATTCAATTATAATGGAAATGGTGCCACTCCGGGATTAGGCGGATTTATATTAGGTTTTAACGCCAGGCCCAATGCTGTATTTATTCAAAAGTTTATGGCCAAACTTCCTGTAGGTTATTCATTCAATAATGCGGAAAACTACATGGGCGATAATTCTTCAGTGCATTGGTTAACATCAAGAGCGGGAACCGGAAAATGGGAAACCTATGTAAGAGCGGTAATGTGCGGAACCGGAACCAGTTTTGGAAACGGAGGTCATGTATATGTTGATGGTCCGGATACTGCTATGGAATTCTATTTGGCATTTGCTGAAATTTATGAAATAAACAGCTCTGTCTTTTCCAGGATAAAAGAAACTTTCTATGCCAAAAATGAAACGATTGATTTTAATGAAAATGTTAATCCATTAATTACTGCAGGAGCAGGCTCATGGGAGCAGAGAATTGTGCTGAAAAGAGGATGGAATGATTCGTATGGCGATTTTGTTCAATTAAAAGTTCCTGGTTCGGGTAATAATCCGGCATCGCTCATTATAGATCAGAGTGGCGGAATCAGATCTAATTACGGATATTTTTTTAGTAATAATTTACTTGGGGAACAGATATTCAACCCTAAAATAGATACGCTATATGTGGGGAATCAGTCATTACCGAACATAGAACTTCAAACCACAACCAACGTTCATTTTAATTACGAAGGAGCGGGCAATTTATACACATTTAACATAAAAGGGGCTTACTTAAACAGGGATATTAATTTTAATCAGGACAATTCCGGTGTCAATTTTTATGAAGGCGGCAAGATTTATAAGAAAGCAGGAGGCGGAGTTCATATAAACCGGGGAACCAATGGTTTAGATCCGAGAATAGAAACTGCAGACGGTTCAAAATCGTGGATGATATTCCATGAAGGAAATCATACTCCTTTTAAAAATTTAAGAAGTGGAGTTCTTTTAGAAGATGTTTCCGAATCAGGAATTTACAGACAGGAAGGCCCAAGTTCAGGATTTAGTTACACCACTACCTTAAATTTAAACTCTTCAGATGGCCGACAGCAGCTCACTATTGAAAGAGGTGGTGGAGGAATGAAGTTCAGAGGCTCGTATTACGGTTCCGGAAATCAGGGTTGGAGTGATTGGAAAGATGTTGTGCATTCCGACAATATCAGTTCTTATCTTAATAGTTATGGATTAGTAAATCAGTCGGGCCTGAACTCTCAACTCTCAGGATATGCTACCCTTAATGGTGTCCAGACATTCACCAATACCAATACTTTCGCTCAAAGTCCGGTAATTCCTAATGGTACTTTAGGAACTCATGCAGTCAACTTAAATCAGCTGAATGGTAAATCTAATGCTCTGGAAAATGCTACAGGAATAGGATTTTCCTCAGGTAATTATCCATCTGCCGACGGTTCGCAATATCCGTACATCTATTTCAATAATGGGGGAACGCAGGCTTATATTCCACTGGCAACACAGGAATACACGCAAACTAATTTTTTAAGCACTCCGAATGGTACTTCTGTGATGATTCCCGGTTCGGATTTAAATGGCTACTTTAAAACAGGATTTTACAGAGGTTCAGGTTTAGCTAATGCGCCTATGAATAACAGCGGATGGTGGTTTGTAGCGGTTGAAACCCACGACTATTCCTGGATAAAGCAGACCGCCACTTCATACGGTTCCGGAAATACTCCTAATATTACGTACCAAAGGACGATGATGGGGGGAAGATGGACGGCCTGGGTACAGATATGGACTACGGGAGATTTTAGTATTAGTAATATTCAGCAATGGAATTACGCGTATCAATACGGATTAAAGCTGAACGAAGAATTTACCGTTAATCAAAATACGGGATTAGTAATTGCAGATGATTATTTTGGAGGAGAATCTGGGATTATCGATCATCAGACGACAAGGCTGCTGGCCGCAAAACGCGGGCCTTATTATTTTTACGGTTCTGAAAACGGAAATTTTGACGGTTTAAATTTCGAATGTAAAAATAGTACTTTCGGAATGGGAATGCAGCCTGACAGCAAAAATAAGTTAATCGTAAATGGATCTGTAAAGGCCTTCCGGAATTTTAGATCCGAAGAAGAAAGACCGGATACGCTTTTCATTCCCAATGGTAAAACGGCTGATTTAAGAGATGAAATTATTAATGATGAATCAGATTACGCCATAAGATTAGATCCTCATGAATATGAAATTGAGTCCGAATACCTTGAAGTAAGAGATCGAAACAGATTGATCCACATTATCGGGCAACGGTCTAAAATGATTGTAGATTTTACTGAAATCTTTCCTAAGCAACATATTGTTATTTATAATTTTGATGAATACGGTGGTACACTGGAAGTCAGAATTCAGGGGAATACAATTTACCACGTTGAGTCACGATGTTTTCTTAAATTATATGTTACAAGATCATTGAGGGTAATTGCTGAAAGGCAGCAGCCTTGCGATATGATCTGGTAA
- a CDS encoding SGNH/GDSL hydrolase family protein, translated as MGISTSYSKAEIEIKEAKLKQIFASGLHEKPLKIGDPLPTAIGGYVLASVGDYSFGTAPANKWNVGFLSSDGWEIVNIDMPQATQFIPAFTTSTFPLVSTTGNPIQRTHENSIWQLIIGQTASASDIPGSNNNGKWVKLGSIKTTSIPAGKNLFNKNTVIQNQYITANTGVITSAQGNFKTTEIIKIDPNASIALSGLPGIHNALGYIWYGADKATKVGNSYIGSDLTSAVIYAPANAYYLQITVNSGKTDEVYNGDTIQIEINSSATSYEPYIPLITQINDLGISIEKVKTDPLQGESPVNITYFNENVVKKSELTFESAGKNLFNPDNVSLGYIDINTGARMSASTYVRTNPIAITPNAIYVSGLSNNHNALGWRINDASDNVIAKGYPAGTATEFLIDASQFPNAKTVDITLKTSRNGDSYNPGSIQIEYGAAKTNYEPYKKVITAISGYNLKSITTTTTSVKTKGKHGFLFGDSITATAGESGTPITNWPSFAFPIMQATYTNFALSGAHIEDFTTSSPRQKFSVQIDQAIATGLQPDFIVVSIGVNSLNVADNDYAVTMNKVLADLDITKVMDAMRINLRRLAENFPNAVLYYGTPMQAMKSEQLTMRKIVNQFKLMAQTFNFKIIDAFEEVGVIRDFEILDGPGRYLTDGLHPNLAGKEKQGKYYANSIINQYP; from the coding sequence ATGGGAATAAGTACTTCATATAGTAAAGCAGAAATCGAAATTAAAGAAGCAAAACTAAAACAAATTTTTGCCAGTGGATTGCATGAAAAACCTCTAAAAATAGGAGATCCTCTTCCTACTGCGATTGGAGGTTATGTTTTGGCATCAGTTGGTGATTATAGTTTTGGAACAGCACCGGCGAATAAGTGGAATGTTGGTTTCTTATCTTCAGACGGATGGGAGATTGTAAACATAGATATGCCACAGGCAACTCAATTTATACCAGCTTTTACAACTTCCACGTTTCCTTTAGTTTCAACAACCGGAAATCCTATCCAAAGAACCCACGAAAATAGTATTTGGCAATTAATAATAGGACAAACTGCATCTGCATCAGATATACCTGGAAGTAATAATAATGGTAAATGGGTGAAACTGGGTAGTATTAAAACAACTTCAATACCTGCAGGTAAAAATTTATTTAACAAAAACACAGTTATACAAAACCAGTATATAACAGCAAATACAGGGGTGATTACTTCTGCTCAGGGTAATTTTAAGACGACAGAGATTATTAAAATAGATCCAAACGCATCAATTGCTTTATCAGGTCTTCCGGGAATTCATAATGCATTAGGATATATTTGGTATGGAGCAGACAAAGCAACGAAAGTTGGAAATTCCTATATCGGTTCCGATTTAACTTCAGCAGTTATCTATGCACCTGCTAATGCTTATTATTTGCAGATTACAGTAAATTCAGGAAAGACTGATGAAGTTTATAATGGAGATACAATCCAAATTGAAATAAACAGTTCGGCAACTTCTTATGAGCCATATATACCGTTGATTACACAGATCAATGATTTAGGAATTAGCATTGAAAAAGTAAAAACAGATCCTTTACAAGGAGAGTCACCTGTAAATATTACTTATTTTAATGAAAATGTTGTTAAAAAAAGTGAACTAACTTTTGAATCAGCGGGTAAAAACTTATTTAATCCTGATAATGTAAGTTTGGGTTATATTGACATTAATACAGGAGCAAGGATGTCAGCATCTACTTATGTTAGAACAAACCCAATAGCTATTACTCCTAATGCAATATATGTTTCTGGTCTATCAAATAATCATAATGCATTGGGATGGAGAATAAATGATGCTAGTGACAATGTAATTGCTAAGGGATATCCTGCAGGAACAGCTACAGAATTTCTTATTGATGCTTCTCAGTTTCCAAATGCCAAAACAGTTGATATTACTTTGAAGACTAGTAGAAATGGCGACTCATACAATCCAGGATCGATTCAAATTGAATATGGTGCAGCAAAAACTAATTATGAGCCTTACAAAAAAGTAATAACAGCTATATCGGGGTATAATTTAAAAAGTATTACAACTACAACTACTTCTGTAAAAACGAAAGGTAAACATGGCTTTTTATTTGGAGATTCAATTACAGCTACTGCAGGGGAAAGTGGTACTCCAATCACTAACTGGCCATCATTTGCATTTCCAATTATGCAAGCTACCTACACCAATTTTGCATTAAGTGGAGCCCATATTGAAGATTTCACAACTTCTTCACCTCGTCAGAAATTTTCTGTTCAGATAGACCAAGCTATTGCAACTGGGTTACAGCCAGACTTCATTGTTGTATCAATTGGAGTTAATAGTTTAAACGTTGCTGATAACGATTACGCTGTTACAATGAATAAGGTTTTGGCTGATTTAGATATAACGAAAGTAATGGATGCAATGCGGATTAACCTACGACGCCTTGCTGAAAACTTTCCTAATGCAGTATTATATTACGGAACTCCAATGCAGGCGATGAAAAGTGAGCAATTGACTATGAGAAAAATAGTTAACCAATTCAAATTAATGGCTCAGACTTTTAATTTTAAAATAATCGATGCATTTGAAGAGGTCGGTGTTATACGAGATTTTGAGATTTTGGATGGTCCAGGAAGATATTTAACTGATGGTCTTCACCCTAACTTAGCCGGTAAAGAAAAGCAAGGGAAATATTATGCTAACTCAATTATAAATCAATATCCCTAA
- a CDS encoding 5-fold beta-flower protein, whose translation MKKILFFFLLLLNISIISAQTIESGSRNTAGYIKSDGTIEDRSHATVGYIKNDGTIENKSHGTIGYIKSDGTIENRSHSTIGYVKKDGTIENSSSTTIGYIKDDGTVENRSHSTIGYAKGVKKEWAAVVFFFFNLD comes from the coding sequence ATGAAAAAAATACTATTCTTTTTTTTACTTCTATTAAATATTTCCATCATAAGTGCCCAAACCATCGAGTCAGGAAGCCGCAATACCGCAGGATATATCAAAAGTGACGGTACCATTGAAGACAGAAGCCATGCAACGGTAGGCTATATTAAAAACGACGGAACTATTGAAAACAAAAGCCACGGAACCATTGGCTATATCAAAAGTGATGGAACCATCGAAAACAGGAGCCATTCAACAATAGGATACGTTAAAAAAGACGGAACGATAGAAAACAGCAGCAGTACAACAATCGGCTATATCAAAGACGACGGAACGGTAGAAAACAGAAGCCACAGCACAATCGGCTATGCAAAAGGCGTGAAAAAAGAATGGGCCGCAGTCGTTTTTTTCTTTTTTAATCTCGATTAG
- a CDS encoding phage tail protein, with product MDIKYAYYHSSVGYKIVGKTDNDILTAGGGTRSISTFWHDGNFTPSDYVPKTRTLTINGTSYDLSANRSFTTPDTITRLKGGASGSLVSGDVTLAAGANTAISQTGNTITLSSTDTTYAAGNGLTLSGTTFSLPVTTSGTGNVVTGITQTANGITVSLGSVPTTTDLSNYIPLSQKGAANGVAMLDGAGLVPASQLPSYVDDVLEGYYKVADGKFYKEAAYTNLIAGETGKIYVSLDTNKTYRWTGTTFVYITSGAVDSVNGLTGVVVLNKSHVGLSNADNTADAAKSVLSATKWTTARTITLSGVTATAQSIDGSGNVAIPITAVPATLLTGTASINTSGSAAKLTTPRTISASGDGSWSVSFDGSANVTSALTLASTGVTAGTYSRVTVNAKGLVTAGSNVSKTYSTSITGTSTLTHNLNTLNVEITMRDTVTSYKVYGRIKPIDDTSVAIEFDSTPPNPISVVVTNLDL from the coding sequence ATGGATATTAAATATGCTTATTACCACAGTTCTGTCGGGTACAAAATCGTAGGAAAAACAGACAACGACATTTTAACAGCTGGTGGCGGAACGCGTTCCATCAGCACTTTCTGGCATGATGGAAATTTTACTCCGTCAGACTATGTGCCAAAAACTAGAACGTTAACAATTAACGGGACAAGCTACGACCTTTCGGCAAACAGATCATTTACAACACCGGATACCATTACCCGTTTGAAAGGAGGTGCATCCGGTTCTTTAGTTTCCGGAGATGTTACCCTTGCTGCAGGCGCCAATACGGCAATCAGCCAGACAGGAAATACGATCACATTATCTTCCACGGATACAACATATGCTGCAGGTAATGGCCTTACCTTATCGGGAACTACCTTCTCTCTGCCGGTTACCACTTCAGGAACAGGGAACGTTGTTACGGGAATTACTCAGACCGCAAACGGAATAACGGTTTCTCTGGGATCTGTACCTACAACAACGGATTTGTCCAATTACATCCCATTGTCACAAAAAGGTGCCGCAAACGGTGTTGCAATGCTTGATGGAGCAGGGTTGGTACCCGCGTCTCAGTTGCCTTCTTATGTAGATGATGTTCTTGAAGGATATTATAAAGTTGCCGACGGAAAGTTCTATAAAGAAGCGGCTTACACCAATCTCATCGCTGGTGAAACAGGTAAGATCTATGTTTCTCTTGATACCAACAAAACATACCGATGGACCGGAACAACATTTGTTTACATCACTTCTGGAGCTGTAGATTCCGTAAATGGTTTAACCGGGGTTGTCGTCCTGAATAAGTCTCACGTAGGTTTAAGTAATGCCGATAATACCGCTGATGCGGCGAAAAGTGTTCTTTCAGCTACAAAATGGACTACCGCAAGAACAATTACACTTTCCGGAGTTACAGCAACGGCACAATCAATTGACGGTTCAGGAAACGTTGCAATACCAATTACTGCTGTTCCTGCAACATTATTAACAGGGACCGCATCCATCAATACCAGCGGTTCTGCTGCGAAATTAACTACACCGAGAACAATCTCCGCATCCGGAGACGGAAGCTGGAGTGTTTCCTTCGATGGATCGGCAAATGTTACTTCTGCATTAACATTAGCTTCTACAGGAGTAACAGCAGGAACTTACAGCCGTGTTACCGTTAATGCCAAAGGTTTGGTTACGGCCGGAAGCAATGTTTCAAAAACGTACTCCACCTCTATTACAGGAACTTCAACTTTAACTCACAACCTAAACACACTGAATGTTGAGATTACCATGCGTGATACGGTTACTTCGTACAAAGTTTACGGAAGAATAAAACCAATTGATGACACAAGTGTAGCAATAGAATTTGATTCTACACCACCAAATCCAATTTCAGTAGTGGTAACCAACTTAGATTTATAG